The following are encoded in a window of Bacteroidota bacterium genomic DNA:
- a CDS encoding DUF3387 domain-containing protein gives MMRLDLSQAFVDPFEASSVSSQQSKTKRAEIELMKCSVEQALQKMIAENSARMGFLEKFQQMLDDYDTRAHNMEETFDALKDFMQNLDAEGKRARRGGLSEEEMTIFDLLTKPEMELSEKEAKEVKLVAKELLGKLKGQQLVLDWKKKQATSSAVRKTIEEVLDQLPRTCTSPVWQKKCEQVYLHIYESYQGEGRSIYTAMAA, from the coding sequence ATGATGCGACTCGATCTGTCACAAGCTTTCGTAGATCCCTTCGAGGCGAGCTCGGTTTCTTCCCAGCAGAGCAAGACCAAACGGGCTGAGATCGAACTGATGAAATGCTCTGTCGAACAGGCGTTGCAGAAGATGATTGCGGAGAACTCTGCGCGCATGGGTTTTCTGGAGAAATTCCAGCAGATGCTCGACGACTATGACACAAGAGCGCATAACATGGAGGAGACATTTGACGCGCTCAAGGACTTCATGCAGAATCTCGATGCGGAGGGCAAACGCGCCCGCCGCGGAGGACTCTCCGAAGAAGAAATGACGATCTTCGATCTCCTGACAAAACCGGAAATGGAGTTGAGCGAAAAGGAAGCGAAAGAAGTGAAGCTCGTTGCCAAAGAACTCTTGGGCAAGCTCAAGGGGCAACAGTTAGTGCTTGACTGGAAGAAGAAGCAGGCAACCAGCTCCGCAGTTCGCAAGACAATCGAGGAAGTGCTCGATCAATTGCCACGCACATGCACTTCGCCCGTCTGGCAGAAGAAGTGCGAACAGGTGTATCTTCACATTTACGAGTCTTATCAGGGCGAGGGACGGAGTATCTACACGGCGATGGCAGCCTGA
- a CDS encoding helix-turn-helix transcriptional regulator, giving the protein MLKQLTLVAASVLLCPIAARTDTGSRGIRTGNLVNAQTSVSDGRFEPWRPSPTRSKRRHRKRHLAWEQAELAADGLYAHNLQDLEARFPRLTPMELRVCALAKAMLPSWKIGEILGICEKTVENHLRDTRLKLGLPPGTRLHHLLSSDGLSVEVAPVKEKS; this is encoded by the coding sequence ATGTTGAAACAACTGACGCTTGTGGCAGCGAGCGTATTACTGTGCCCGATTGCGGCGCGAACCGACACCGGCAGCCGTGGGATACGAACGGGCAATCTCGTGAACGCTCAAACTAGCGTCTCCGATGGACGTTTTGAACCGTGGAGGCCGAGTCCGACTCGGTCAAAACGACGTCACCGGAAACGCCACCTCGCGTGGGAACAGGCAGAACTTGCAGCAGATGGACTCTATGCCCACAATCTTCAGGATCTCGAAGCACGATTTCCACGGCTGACTCCGATGGAGCTACGCGTCTGTGCGCTTGCCAAAGCGATGCTTCCCAGCTGGAAAATCGGTGAGATCCTTGGAATTTGCGAAAAGACTGTCGAGAATCACTTGCGTGATACGCGGCTGAAACTGGGACTCCCTCCCGGAACGCGGCTGCACCATCTTCTCTCCAGCGACGGTCTCTCGGTTGAGGTCGCTCCCGTAAAAGAAAAAAGTTAG
- a CDS encoding helix-turn-helix transcriptional regulator: MYHSSIEGEDVTQQNHDPGGSNSQPELLQNYRTMTPGTLVSMTPRRSAIQRRHHRRNLDWEQVDLASNGLYARNLEELEARFPALSLMELRVCALAKAMLTSSMIAELLGICTKTVENHLRSVRIKLGLPPGTKLHTVFSTRADPVDKKNASIQILGDY; this comes from the coding sequence GTGTACCATAGTAGTATCGAGGGAGAGGACGTCACCCAGCAGAATCACGATCCGGGAGGATCGAACTCACAGCCAGAGCTTCTGCAGAATTACCGCACCATGACACCGGGGACATTGGTGTCAATGACTCCTCGCAGATCAGCGATTCAGCGGCGGCACCATCGGCGAAATCTCGATTGGGAACAAGTGGACCTTGCATCGAATGGTCTCTATGCACGCAATCTCGAAGAACTCGAAGCACGGTTTCCTGCGCTGAGTCTAATGGAGCTTCGCGTTTGCGCGCTCGCAAAGGCGATGCTTACCTCTTCCATGATCGCGGAGTTGCTCGGCATTTGTACGAAGACCGTTGAGAATCACCTACGCAGTGTACGAATCAAACTCGGCCTTCCACCTGGCACGAAGTTGCACACCGTCTTTTCCACACGTGCAGATCCTGTTGATAAAAAAAATGCCAGCATTCAAATCTTGGGGGATTATTAG